One region of Catenuloplanes indicus genomic DNA includes:
- the mscL gene encoding large conductance mechanosensitive channel protein MscL — MIQGFKDFIMRGNVIELAVGVVIGTAFTAVVTSFTKSFLEPLIKLVTGGTGDFKGSWVPTAGVEFAYAAFINQLITFVLTAAVVYFLIVFPMNKLAERRRRGEEPEPKAPSDEVRLLTEIRDALIAGNSDPDRRAAIDEAIRREHFPPRG; from the coding sequence ATCATCCAGGGTTTCAAAGACTTCATCATGCGCGGCAACGTGATCGAGCTGGCCGTCGGTGTCGTCATCGGCACGGCGTTCACCGCGGTGGTCACGTCGTTCACCAAGTCGTTCCTCGAGCCGCTGATCAAGCTGGTCACCGGCGGCACCGGCGATTTCAAGGGCTCCTGGGTGCCGACCGCCGGCGTGGAGTTCGCCTACGCCGCGTTCATCAACCAGCTGATCACGTTCGTCCTGACCGCCGCGGTCGTCTACTTTTTGATCGTCTTCCCGATGAACAAGCTGGCCGAGCGCCGCCGGCGCGGCGAGGAGCCGGAGCCGAAGGCGCCGAGCGACGAGGTCCGCCTGCTCACCGAGATCCGCGACGCGCTGATCGCCGGTAACTCGGACCCGGATCGCCGCGCCGCCATCGACGAGGCGATCCGCCGGGAGCACTTCCCGCCCCGGGGCTGA
- a CDS encoding CynX/NimT family MFS transporter codes for MVLEPAVAVAPAVRGRARGTFLVLAAMLLVALNLRTSITSVGSLLTEVRDGLQLSGLMAGVVTTMPTIAFAVFGAFTPVLVRRFAAPRVLIGAMAALVIGQALRVATGSAMVFVITGALALSGIAIGNVLMPMLVKQHFPERTGLITGMYSVSMSIGATIGAAATVPIAHAFGSWRAGLGVWAILALAAIPLWLPAALRRRSAAPVPAVPGAKITARVRPGATRLGWAMAIFFGAQSLSGYATMGWLPTLFRDAGFSPENAGVLLGVLSVVGVPMGLIMPSLAARLRRLHGLILVLASLMIVAYLGMMLAPRAGAYLWVVVLSVGQSAFPLALTVLGLRARTPEGTVALSAFAQSIGYLFAALGPLLVGYFYGLTGTWTVPMLFLAAVAVLQATAGLAIARPRFVEDEQG; via the coding sequence ATGGTGCTGGAACCCGCCGTCGCCGTCGCCCCCGCGGTGCGCGGACGCGCCCGCGGCACGTTTCTCGTGCTCGCCGCCATGCTTCTGGTCGCGCTCAACCTGCGTACCTCGATCACCAGCGTCGGCTCGCTGCTCACCGAGGTCCGCGACGGCCTGCAGCTCTCCGGCCTGATGGCGGGCGTGGTCACCACCATGCCGACCATCGCGTTCGCGGTCTTCGGCGCGTTCACGCCGGTGCTGGTCCGCCGCTTCGCCGCGCCGCGCGTGCTGATCGGCGCGATGGCCGCGCTGGTGATCGGCCAGGCGCTGCGCGTCGCTACCGGCTCGGCCATGGTCTTCGTGATCACCGGCGCGCTCGCGCTCTCCGGCATCGCGATCGGCAACGTGCTGATGCCGATGCTGGTCAAGCAGCACTTCCCGGAGCGGACCGGTCTGATCACCGGCATGTACTCGGTCTCCATGTCGATCGGCGCCACGATCGGCGCGGCCGCGACCGTGCCGATCGCGCACGCGTTCGGTTCCTGGCGGGCCGGTCTCGGCGTCTGGGCGATCCTCGCGCTCGCCGCGATCCCGCTCTGGCTGCCGGCCGCGCTGCGCCGTCGTTCGGCCGCCCCGGTGCCGGCGGTTCCCGGCGCAAAGATCACCGCGCGGGTACGGCCGGGAGCCACCCGCCTGGGCTGGGCCATGGCGATCTTCTTCGGCGCGCAGTCGCTCAGCGGATACGCCACCATGGGCTGGCTGCCCACGCTGTTCCGGGACGCCGGCTTCTCGCCGGAGAACGCGGGCGTGCTGCTCGGCGTCCTGTCCGTGGTCGGCGTGCCGATGGGCCTGATCATGCCGTCGCTCGCGGCCCGGCTGCGCCGCCTGCACGGCCTGATCCTCGTGCTGGCCAGCCTCATGATCGTCGCGTACCTCGGCATGATGCTCGCGCCGCGCGCCGGCGCGTACCTCTGGGTGGTCGTGCTGTCCGTCGGCCAGAGCGCGTTCCCGCTGGCGCTGACCGTGCTCGGGCTGCGCGCCCGGACACCGGAGGGCACGGTCGCGCTGTCCGCGTTCGCGCAGAGCATCGGCTACCTCTTTGCCGCGCTCGGCCCGCTGCTGGTCGGCTACTTCTACGGCCTGACCGGCACCTGGACCGTCCCGATGCTCTTCCTGGCCGCCGTCGCCGTGCTCCAGGCCACCGCGGGCCTGGCCATCGCCCGCCCTCGTTTCGTCGAAGACGAACAGGGCTAG
- a CDS encoding Hsp70 family protein — MSGPARLAVDLGTTHTVAVVERAGQPVRALLFDGSPILPSGVFLAADGVVHTGRDAARLGASEPERFEPHPKRRVDEGSVLLGTAEASVADLLRAILVRVAEEARTAGVDPAGAVLTCPADWGGPRRAVLADAARRAGLGDVRLLDEPVAAATYCTQVVGQQVPVGGAVAVFDFGGGTLDVTVVRREPGGWRVAATGGLDDLGGLDVDDALVGHLGHVVAARHPEAWRRLSAPSTAAERRDRQAFWGEVRAAKEMLSRLTSAPVRVPGQEEPLHLTRDEVERVAGPLVARAVDETRRVLERSGIASAQLDTILLVGGSSRIPLVASRLHARFGVVPSVPEQPELPVAYGALANDHLGPIASAQVSAVPTSPSGYPSTGTPPLPGMPAPGGAQTGMQGSGAPVSGMPVSPPAPGQTPGQSGTTGAAPGYPPGRYPGQAVGQFPGQAVGQYSGQASGWSAAPPGWQQPAAGGPSSGVSGLGGGAGKGDTGDVPVDLPDPKKIRRRTRRRVIALITVGAVVAAVATCGTVVTRTVQGWLSGVRDGALANGSPLTDVLSGAGAVPADGELVRVGQPIELGGGAVTVAAAGTTVYYARVIGITTEVVAVNAADGAQLWKKTAEIAGREVHLTVLDELLLLDADGATTHDGDDTRAVLQRSDGATVRTFPIADTLDVAFLGAEAVLERTSVFDGYQLYRMNLKTGKTVWSTAGVDDHLSIDDHRAEPLREWVGEQGPKQGAGMLPPTEYRHFDSLSASSVSMVQLTDDRRIRVIDMATGTAKSTSGAGAVPIEDDFWTAFDGLVVGLISTDVEAQPTVAGYGLNDFAQKWQLRLEAGESVDRVKPCGEHVVCVAVDSANDQYRTVAIDTTNGRQVWSQPVEFSVDEGWFATPKGVLWGNQFFDTMQDVKLLGLDGKEVANLGDNDVYAIRDGRALSVSIKVGITSQTAWVARVWDISTGKATGTAEFSTGLPREAAFAGDVGALIDDKGALSVYRVTSLG, encoded by the coding sequence GTGAGCGGACCGGCGCGGCTGGCTGTGGACCTGGGCACCACGCACACGGTGGCGGTGGTGGAGCGGGCCGGGCAGCCGGTGCGGGCGCTGCTGTTCGACGGCTCGCCGATCCTGCCGTCCGGCGTGTTCCTCGCGGCCGACGGCGTGGTGCACACCGGTCGCGACGCGGCCCGCCTCGGCGCGAGCGAGCCGGAGCGGTTCGAGCCACACCCGAAGCGCCGGGTGGACGAGGGCTCGGTGCTGCTCGGCACCGCCGAGGCCAGCGTGGCGGACCTGCTGCGCGCGATCCTGGTCCGGGTGGCGGAGGAGGCTCGCACCGCCGGTGTCGACCCGGCCGGCGCGGTGCTGACCTGCCCGGCGGACTGGGGCGGCCCCCGCCGCGCGGTGCTGGCCGACGCGGCCCGGCGCGCGGGCCTGGGCGACGTGCGGCTGCTGGACGAGCCGGTCGCGGCCGCTACCTACTGCACGCAGGTGGTCGGCCAGCAGGTGCCGGTCGGCGGCGCGGTCGCGGTCTTCGACTTCGGTGGCGGCACGCTGGACGTGACGGTGGTGCGCCGCGAGCCGGGCGGCTGGCGGGTCGCGGCCACCGGCGGCCTCGACGACCTCGGCGGCCTGGATGTCGACGACGCGCTGGTCGGGCACCTCGGCCACGTGGTCGCGGCCCGGCACCCGGAGGCGTGGCGCCGGCTCTCCGCGCCCTCGACCGCGGCGGAGCGACGCGACCGCCAGGCGTTCTGGGGCGAGGTGCGCGCGGCCAAGGAGATGCTGTCCCGCCTGACCAGCGCGCCGGTGCGGGTGCCCGGCCAGGAGGAGCCGCTGCACCTGACGCGCGACGAGGTGGAGCGGGTCGCCGGCCCACTGGTGGCCCGCGCGGTGGACGAGACGCGGCGGGTGCTGGAGCGTTCCGGTATCGCGTCCGCCCAGCTCGACACGATCCTGCTGGTCGGCGGCTCAAGCCGGATCCCGCTGGTGGCGAGCCGGCTGCACGCGCGCTTCGGCGTGGTGCCGTCCGTGCCGGAACAGCCCGAGCTGCCGGTGGCCTACGGCGCGCTGGCCAACGACCACCTCGGCCCGATCGCGTCCGCCCAGGTCTCCGCGGTTCCGACGTCCCCGTCCGGCTACCCGTCAACCGGCACACCCCCGCTCCCGGGGATGCCGGCACCCGGTGGCGCCCAGACCGGTATGCAGGGTTCGGGAGCGCCGGTTTCCGGCATGCCCGTCTCGCCGCCGGCACCGGGTCAGACACCCGGCCAGAGCGGAACCACCGGTGCAGCCCCGGGTTATCCGCCGGGCCGATACCCCGGCCAGGCGGTTGGTCAATTCCCTGGTCAGGCCGTGGGTCAGTATTCCGGGCAGGCCTCTGGCTGGAGCGCTGCACCACCCGGCTGGCAGCAGCCGGCCGCGGGCGGACCGTCATCCGGCGTGAGCGGCCTCGGCGGCGGGGCCGGGAAGGGCGACACCGGTGACGTACCGGTGGATCTGCCTGATCCGAAAAAGATCAGGAGGCGGACCCGGCGGCGGGTGATCGCACTGATCACCGTCGGTGCCGTGGTCGCGGCCGTCGCGACCTGCGGCACCGTGGTCACCCGGACGGTCCAGGGCTGGCTGTCGGGTGTCCGGGACGGCGCGCTAGCGAACGGCTCCCCCCTCACCGACGTGCTGAGCGGCGCCGGTGCCGTCCCGGCGGACGGTGAGCTGGTGCGCGTGGGCCAGCCGATCGAGCTCGGCGGCGGGGCCGTCACGGTCGCGGCGGCCGGTACGACCGTGTACTACGCGCGGGTCATCGGCATCACCACCGAGGTGGTCGCGGTGAACGCGGCAGACGGCGCGCAGCTGTGGAAGAAGACCGCCGAGATCGCCGGCCGTGAGGTGCACCTGACCGTGCTGGACGAGTTGCTGCTGCTGGACGCGGACGGCGCGACCACGCACGACGGGGACGACACCCGCGCGGTGCTGCAACGCTCCGACGGCGCCACGGTGCGGACCTTCCCGATCGCGGACACGCTCGACGTCGCGTTCCTCGGCGCGGAGGCGGTGCTGGAACGGACCAGCGTCTTCGACGGCTACCAGCTCTACCGGATGAATCTGAAGACCGGCAAGACCGTCTGGAGCACCGCCGGCGTCGACGACCACCTGTCGATCGATGACCACCGGGCCGAGCCACTGCGCGAGTGGGTCGGCGAGCAGGGTCCGAAGCAGGGCGCCGGCATGCTGCCGCCGACCGAGTACCGGCACTTCGACTCGCTCTCCGCGTCGTCGGTCTCGATGGTGCAGCTCACCGATGACCGGCGGATCCGGGTGATCGACATGGCCACCGGTACGGCGAAGAGCACGTCCGGCGCGGGCGCGGTGCCGATCGAGGACGATTTCTGGACCGCGTTCGACGGCCTGGTGGTCGGGCTGATCAGCACCGACGTCGAGGCACAGCCGACCGTCGCGGGTTACGGGCTGAACGACTTCGCGCAGAAGTGGCAGCTGCGGCTGGAGGCCGGCGAGAGCGTCGACCGGGTCAAGCCGTGCGGCGAGCACGTGGTGTGTGTGGCCGTGGACAGCGCGAACGACCAGTACCGCACGGTCGCGATCGACACCACGAACGGCCGCCAGGTGTGGAGCCAGCCGGTCGAGTTCAGCGTGGACGAGGGCTGGTTCGCCACGCCGAAGGGCGTGCTGTGGGGCAACCAGTTCTTCGACACCATGCAGGACGTGAAGCTGCTCGGCCTGGACGGCAAGGAGGTGGCGAACCTCGGCGACAACGACGTCTACGCGATCCGCGACGGTCGCGCGCTGAGCGTGAGCATCAAGGTCGGCATCACCTCGCAGACCGCCTGGGTGGCCCGGGTCTGGGACATCTCGACCGGCAAGGCGACCGGCACCGCCGAGTTCAGCACCGGGCTGCCGAGGGAGGCCGCGTTCGCCGGTGACGTGGGCGCGCTGATCGACGACAAGGGTGCCCTCAGCGTGTACCGGGTGACGAGCCTGGGTTGA
- the pabB gene encoding aminodeoxychorismate synthase component I codes for MRTLIVDNHDSYTYNLFQLIAGVTGDEPDVVRNDEPLPDLHGYDCAIISPGPGHPGRDADFGTSARLLARHDLPVLGVCLGHQGIALAAGGTVTRAPEPRHGHLTRVRHTGTGLFAGLPQDFTAVRYHSLAVPEPLPPRLVATAWAEDGVVMGLRHTTRPWWGVQFHPESIASAHGEEIIQNFLRLNGLLRPRRRPVPPAAPAPPAHDQQPLATVRVEHLPDPEELFARLCGDSVPAFWLDSSLVADGLSRFSFLGTSRETLSYRAGSGTVQITTTRPALLAAAPPAAASPGAASPAAAPPAASPASGAAGPAGGAGPAGGAGAAGGVRATGSPQAAGGVEAADGLEAVGGAEVRTEVGSIFDVLRAGLAARRVAGTGDLPFDFAGGYVGYFGYELKNDGVPGAHTARTPDALWVLVDRFVVLDHVERCAWAVALPSDDAGAWVSETAELISAIPAAVKREAGPRPLVDPAPLLGKSRERYVADVAEAQERLRAGESYEICLTDRLTMADPDATDLALYRRLRRNNPAPYAALLRLGEVSVLSSSPERFLRVLPDGTAESKPIKGTAPRSADPVRDEELRVSLPGDAKTRAENLMIVDLVRNDLGQVCEVGSVRVPAFMATESYATVHQLVSTIRGRLRPGVTAVDAVRACFPGGSMTGAPKERTMRIIDELEDGPRGVYSGALGYLSLTGTADLSIVIRTAVRHDGMLTIGAGGAIVLDSDPAGEYTEMLLKAATPLTALNPGSSPGTR; via the coding sequence ATGCGCACGCTGATCGTCGACAACCACGACTCGTACACGTACAACCTCTTTCAGCTCATCGCCGGCGTGACCGGCGATGAGCCGGACGTGGTCCGCAACGACGAACCCCTGCCCGACCTGCACGGGTACGACTGCGCGATCATCTCGCCCGGCCCCGGGCACCCGGGCCGCGACGCGGACTTCGGCACGTCCGCGCGGCTGCTGGCCCGCCACGACCTGCCGGTGCTCGGCGTCTGCCTCGGCCACCAGGGCATCGCGCTCGCCGCGGGCGGCACGGTGACGCGGGCGCCGGAACCGCGCCACGGGCACCTCACGCGCGTCCGGCACACCGGCACCGGCCTCTTCGCCGGGCTGCCGCAGGACTTCACCGCGGTCCGCTACCACTCGCTCGCGGTGCCGGAACCGCTGCCGCCGCGCCTGGTCGCGACCGCCTGGGCCGAGGACGGCGTAGTCATGGGCCTGCGGCACACCACCCGGCCGTGGTGGGGCGTGCAGTTCCACCCCGAGTCGATCGCGTCCGCGCACGGCGAGGAGATCATCCAGAACTTCCTGCGGCTCAACGGCCTGCTCCGGCCGCGTCGTCGTCCCGTTCCACCGGCCGCTCCGGCTCCGCCGGCGCACGACCAGCAACCCCTGGCCACGGTACGGGTGGAGCACCTCCCCGACCCGGAGGAGTTGTTCGCGCGGCTCTGCGGCGACTCGGTGCCGGCGTTCTGGCTGGACAGCAGCCTGGTCGCGGACGGACTGTCGCGCTTCTCGTTCCTCGGCACGTCCCGCGAGACGCTCTCCTACCGCGCCGGCTCCGGCACGGTGCAGATCACCACGACCCGGCCGGCGCTACTCGCCGCCGCGCCGCCGGCGGCCGCGTCACCGGGCGCCGCATCACCGGCCGCCGCGCCGCCAGCCGCCAGCCCAGCATCCGGCGCTGCGGGGCCGGCCGGTGGCGCAGGGCCGGCCGGTGGCGCGGGTGCCGCCGGGGGCGTAAGGGCCACCGGTAGCCCGCAGGCGGCAGGCGGCGTGGAGGCCGCCGATGGCCTGGAGGCGGTCGGTGGCGCGGAGGTGCGTACCGAGGTGGGATCGATCTTCGATGTGCTGCGGGCGGGGCTGGCGGCGCGGCGGGTTGCCGGGACGGGCGACCTCCCGTTCGACTTCGCCGGTGGTTATGTCGGTTATTTCGGATACGAACTAAAGAATGACGGCGTGCCGGGCGCACATACGGCACGTACCCCCGATGCGTTGTGGGTTCTTGTGGACCGGTTCGTGGTCCTGGACCATGTCGAACGGTGCGCGTGGGCGGTCGCGCTGCCGTCGGACGACGCCGGTGCGTGGGTCTCGGAGACCGCCGAGTTGATCTCCGCGATCCCGGCCGCGGTGAAACGGGAGGCCGGGCCGCGACCGCTGGTGGACCCGGCGCCGCTTCTGGGCAAGAGCCGGGAGCGATACGTCGCGGACGTCGCCGAGGCGCAGGAGCGGCTGCGAGCCGGCGAGAGCTACGAGATCTGCCTGACCGACCGGCTGACCATGGCCGATCCGGACGCGACCGACCTCGCGCTCTACCGGCGGCTGCGGCGGAACAACCCGGCACCGTACGCGGCACTGCTGCGCCTCGGCGAGGTCAGCGTGCTGAGCTCGTCGCCGGAGCGGTTCCTGCGCGTGCTGCCGGACGGCACCGCGGAGAGCAAGCCGATCAAGGGCACCGCGCCGCGCTCCGCCGATCCGGTCCGCGACGAGGAGCTGCGCGTCTCGTTGCCCGGGGACGCGAAGACCCGGGCCGAGAACCTGATGATCGTCGACCTGGTCCGCAACGACCTCGGGCAGGTGTGCGAGGTCGGCTCCGTGCGCGTGCCCGCGTTCATGGCCACCGAGTCGTACGCGACCGTGCATCAGCTGGTCTCCACGATCCGCGGACGACTGCGGCCCGGTGTGACCGCGGTCGACGCGGTGCGCGCCTGCTTCCCGGGCGGCTCGATGACCGGCGCGCCCAAGGAGCGCACCATGCGCATCATCGACGAGCTGGAGGACGGGCCGCGCGGCGTCTACTCCGGCGCGCTCGGGTACCTCAGCCTGACCGGCACGGCCGACCTGAGCATCGTGATCCGCACCGCGGTCCGGCACGACGGCATGCTGACCATCGGCGCGGGCGGCGCGATCGTGCTCGACTCCGACCCGGCCGGCGAGTACACGGAGATGCTGCTCAAGGCCGCGACGCCGCTGACCGCGCTCAACCCAGGCTCGTCACCCGGTACACGCTGA
- a CDS encoding FadR/GntR family transcriptional regulator, which yields MTYRLVERVIEELRAKVASGEWPVGGRIPTEPQLVEALGVGRNTIREAVKALVHAGVLETRQGSGTYVMSSDELAGMVGRRMADAEFAEVVEVRRAFEVEAARLAAVRRTPADVADLERALDRREAAWAAGRLHEFVEADVALHAAILAAAHNEMLAGLYASFRSAMRATVAQSFQDEGMTAESYVDHGRLVAAIRAGDPELAAKEAGAYLE from the coding sequence ATGACATACCGGCTGGTGGAGCGGGTCATCGAGGAGCTGCGCGCCAAGGTCGCGTCCGGCGAGTGGCCGGTGGGTGGCCGCATCCCGACCGAACCGCAGCTGGTGGAGGCGCTCGGCGTCGGCCGGAACACGATCCGCGAGGCGGTGAAAGCGCTGGTGCACGCGGGCGTGCTGGAGACCCGGCAGGGCTCCGGGACCTACGTGATGTCCAGCGACGAGCTGGCCGGCATGGTCGGCCGGCGAATGGCGGACGCGGAGTTCGCCGAGGTGGTCGAGGTGCGGCGGGCGTTCGAGGTGGAGGCGGCCCGGCTGGCCGCGGTGCGCCGCACGCCCGCGGACGTGGCCGACCTGGAGCGCGCGCTGGACCGGCGGGAGGCGGCCTGGGCGGCCGGGCGGCTGCACGAGTTCGTCGAGGCGGACGTGGCGCTGCACGCCGCGATCCTGGCCGCCGCGCACAACGAGATGCTGGCCGGGCTGTACGCGTCGTTCCGCAGCGCGATGCGGGCCACGGTGGCGCAGTCGTTCCAGGACGAGGGGATGACCGCGGAGAGCTACGTCGACCACGGGCGGCTGGTCGCGGCCATCCGTGCGGGGGATCCGGAACTGGCCGCGAAGGAGGCCGGGGCGTACCTCGAATAG
- a CDS encoding putative bifunctional diguanylate cyclase/phosphodiesterase: protein MSVGTGAVVRPFRPTPQIVAAIVLTVAATTWCVAGMWHVWSVPVLGWLPLPVLGVLAAYECRAAARAPGAGPAVRRFWAAIAVASAFVFAGSVSMGYDSTLAGAEPTRTSPRSALIFAAGLIAVYWGLLRLPSRNRTGGERLRFALDAGVIVVTVALFGWHFSLRHIETWRSSTGSDFALIAIVAVAAVALVAFVKVALTGTGGVDPHALHLLAIGTFGSAATAALSPALATRPYLNGCMLAVPIAYLSVILAADRQRRAPGTRAEPVLGRIKVSLVPYIAVLAAGGLLVHDRLGGPSEPIIIAVTFGSLTALVMVRQLTVLRENARLLATVDANLAALRSAWNDLDTVQTQLAHQASHDALTNLANRALLAARVDAATADGERFAVLLIDLNDFKAVNDWLGHAAGDRLLEIVAERLLHAVRTEDTVARLGGDEFAVLMPGLDAASAGERCAEIAARVQRPVVIEGHQLEVSAGIGLADNGNAATGADVLRRADVAMYVAKAKGAVFVGYHPDMDQIAAEEARLAADLRQAIERQQLHLLYQPVVELPTGRTVRVEALMRWRHPTEGMVPPDRFIAIAERSGTIDTLGEWALREVCRQIISWRTVDRVDVEVNVNVSARQLRSPGFPDLVTSILAEYGVAPSSITLEITETAVFDGGPAVESLRTLRGLGFRVALDDFGTGHSSLSLLTTCPVDVIKVDKSFVAGIGGHGQQAVIVTALIQITAGLNLHAVAEGVETADQASRLHALGYRFAQGYYFDRPLPADDVVSRFRVAAL, encoded by the coding sequence GTGAGCGTGGGAACAGGTGCCGTCGTGCGCCCGTTCCGGCCGACGCCGCAGATCGTCGCCGCGATCGTGCTCACCGTGGCCGCCACCACCTGGTGCGTGGCCGGGATGTGGCACGTGTGGTCCGTCCCGGTGCTCGGTTGGCTGCCGCTGCCGGTCCTCGGAGTGCTCGCCGCGTACGAGTGCCGCGCCGCCGCCCGTGCCCCCGGAGCCGGCCCCGCGGTGCGTCGCTTCTGGGCCGCCATCGCCGTGGCCAGCGCGTTCGTGTTCGCCGGGTCGGTCAGCATGGGCTACGACTCGACCCTGGCCGGTGCCGAACCCACCCGTACGAGCCCGCGCAGCGCGCTGATCTTCGCGGCCGGGCTGATCGCCGTGTACTGGGGACTCCTCCGGCTGCCCAGCCGCAACCGCACCGGCGGTGAGCGGCTCCGGTTCGCGCTCGACGCCGGCGTCATCGTGGTCACGGTCGCGCTCTTCGGCTGGCACTTCTCGCTCCGGCACATCGAGACCTGGCGCTCCTCGACCGGCTCCGACTTCGCGCTCATCGCCATCGTCGCGGTCGCGGCCGTCGCGCTCGTCGCGTTCGTCAAGGTCGCGCTCACCGGCACCGGCGGCGTCGACCCGCACGCGCTGCACCTGCTCGCGATCGGCACGTTCGGCAGCGCGGCCACGGCGGCGCTCAGTCCCGCGCTCGCCACCCGGCCCTACCTCAACGGCTGCATGCTGGCCGTACCGATCGCCTACCTGTCCGTCATCCTCGCGGCCGACCGGCAGCGCCGCGCGCCCGGGACCCGCGCGGAGCCGGTGCTCGGCCGGATCAAGGTCAGCCTGGTGCCGTACATCGCGGTGCTGGCCGCCGGTGGCCTGCTCGTCCACGACCGGCTCGGCGGACCGTCCGAACCGATCATCATCGCGGTGACGTTCGGTTCGCTCACCGCGCTGGTCATGGTGCGCCAGCTGACCGTGCTCCGGGAGAACGCGCGGCTGCTCGCCACCGTCGACGCGAACCTGGCCGCGCTGCGCAGCGCGTGGAACGACCTGGACACCGTGCAGACCCAGCTCGCGCACCAGGCCTCGCACGACGCGCTCACGAACCTCGCCAACCGGGCACTGCTCGCCGCGCGGGTGGACGCCGCGACCGCGGACGGCGAGCGGTTCGCCGTACTGCTGATCGACCTGAACGACTTCAAGGCGGTCAACGACTGGCTCGGTCACGCGGCCGGTGACCGGCTGCTGGAGATCGTCGCGGAGCGGCTGCTGCACGCGGTCCGCACCGAGGACACCGTGGCACGGCTCGGCGGCGACGAGTTCGCGGTGCTCATGCCGGGCCTGGACGCGGCCTCGGCCGGCGAACGGTGCGCGGAGATCGCGGCACGGGTGCAGCGCCCGGTGGTGATCGAGGGGCATCAGCTGGAGGTCAGCGCCGGCATCGGGCTCGCCGACAACGGCAACGCGGCCACCGGTGCCGACGTGCTCCGGCGCGCGGACGTCGCGATGTACGTGGCGAAGGCGAAGGGCGCGGTGTTCGTCGGCTACCACCCGGACATGGACCAGATCGCGGCCGAGGAGGCGCGGCTCGCGGCCGACCTGCGCCAGGCCATCGAACGCCAGCAGCTGCACCTGCTCTACCAGCCCGTGGTGGAGCTGCCGACCGGCCGTACCGTGCGGGTGGAGGCGCTGATGCGCTGGCGGCACCCGACCGAGGGGATGGTCCCGCCGGACCGGTTCATCGCGATCGCGGAACGCAGCGGCACGATCGACACGCTGGGCGAGTGGGCGCTGCGCGAGGTCTGCCGGCAGATCATCTCCTGGCGTACCGTCGACCGGGTCGACGTCGAGGTCAACGTGAACGTCTCGGCCCGGCAACTGCGCTCACCCGGCTTCCCGGACCTGGTCACGTCGATCCTCGCGGAGTACGGCGTCGCGCCGTCCAGCATCACGCTGGAGATCACCGAGACCGCGGTCTTCGACGGCGGTCCCGCGGTGGAGAGCCTGCGGACGCTGCGCGGGCTCGGCTTCCGCGTCGCGCTCGACGACTTCGGCACCGGTCACTCGTCGCTGAGCCTGCTCACCACGTGCCCGGTCGACGTCATCAAGGTCGACAAGTCGTTCGTGGCCGGAATCGGCGGCCACGGCCAGCAGGCGGTGATCGTCACCGCGCTCATCCAGATCACCGCTGGACTCAACCTGCACGCGGTCGCGGAGGGCGTCGAAACGGCCGACCAGGCATCCCGCCTGCACGCACTCGGCTACCGCTTCGCCCAGGGCTACTACTTCGACCGCCCCCTCCCCGCCGACGACGTCGTCTCCCGCTTCCGCGTCGCCGCGCTCTGA
- a CDS encoding class I SAM-dependent methyltransferase, which produces MSRNVTEHARLADLPFLPELRLYQAGPGVGLWTHQNGAYSSDRPPPFWAFAWAGGQGLARYVLDHPDLVAGRRVLDLAAGSGLIAVAAARAGAGAVTATDVDPDALDAIRLNAEANGVPVGTGRLDLLDPAAHTAADEYDVVLAGDLFYTEALAGRARAFLRRAARAGALVLVGDARRGYLPEELFERIAAYDVPVPKALEETRRKQAMVYRLKESLR; this is translated from the coding sequence ATGTCCCGCAACGTCACTGAGCACGCCCGCCTCGCCGACCTGCCCTTCCTGCCCGAACTCCGGCTCTACCAGGCCGGACCGGGGGTCGGGCTGTGGACGCACCAGAACGGCGCGTACTCCAGTGACCGTCCGCCACCGTTCTGGGCGTTCGCCTGGGCCGGCGGACAGGGCCTCGCCCGCTATGTGCTGGACCACCCGGACCTGGTCGCCGGCCGGCGCGTGCTGGACCTGGCGGCCGGGTCCGGGCTGATCGCGGTCGCGGCCGCGCGCGCCGGGGCCGGGGCCGTCACCGCCACCGACGTCGACCCGGACGCGCTGGACGCGATCCGGCTCAACGCGGAGGCGAACGGCGTGCCGGTCGGCACCGGGCGGCTGGACCTGCTCGATCCGGCCGCGCACACCGCGGCCGACGAGTACGACGTGGTGCTGGCCGGTGACCTCTTCTACACCGAGGCGCTGGCCGGCCGGGCACGGGCGTTCCTGCGCCGGGCCGCGCGGGCCGGCGCGCTCGTGCTGGTCGGCGACGCCCGGCGGGGCTACCTGCCGGAGGAGTTGTTCGAGCGGATCGCGGCCTACGACGTACCGGTGCCGAAAGCGCTCGAGGAGACGCGACGCAAGCAGGCCATGGTCTATCGCCTCAAGGAATCACTCAGGTAG